The following are from one region of the Hydrogenimonas sp. SS33 genome:
- the abc-f gene encoding ribosomal protection-like ABC-F family protein has product MALVDLLDVDKQFEHQIIFKGIDFHIDEGERIVIVGRNGSGKSTLMKIVAGEIEPDGGKRIVRQGIRIEMLPQQPVFEAGVTVREAIEKELTEIQAAKARYEELSHLLAEDFDNRALLEEHAKLTAFLDYHNAWNLDDKIERILKEFDLKTYEKRPVNLLSGGEQRRVALASLLLKKPDILMLDEPTNHLDVYMVEFLEELLLKERFTLLLISHDRYFIDRIATRTVEIDDHKLRSFKGGYESYLQQKEQLLQAMAKEHENLLKLLKAEEEWLSRGVKARLKRNEGRKKRVMELREKAKKNPAAIRKIKLELEREKHHFNREEGVSRKKVLFEIEHLEKRLGEKLLIHNFSNRILQKDRIAIVGKNGSGKSTFLHLLLGREKPDAGVIKRGDFKIGYFDQHREMLDDDKNLIETFCPYGGDRVDVQGKNMHVYGYLKNFLFPKEYLDKKIGVLSGGEKNRVALALLFTKKVDCLILDEPTNDLDIPTINILEEYLLNFPGALIFVSHDRYFVDKIAKKLFIFKGHGIVEESFRPYSEFLAIEKELKNLEAYEHEIETEQEKPRPVAKQAQRKKRKLSYKEQRELDALPEEIDALENRIAEINECLADPDCYQEKGIQKLTDELNGLEVAYNTKADRYLELLELKEELENREE; this is encoded by the coding sequence ATGGCACTCGTAGACCTCCTGGATGTCGACAAGCAGTTCGAACATCAGATCATTTTCAAAGGGATCGATTTCCATATCGACGAGGGCGAACGCATCGTCATCGTGGGGCGTAACGGCAGCGGCAAGAGCACCCTCATGAAGATCGTCGCCGGCGAGATCGAACCCGATGGCGGCAAGCGCATCGTCCGTCAGGGCATCCGTATCGAGATGCTGCCGCAGCAGCCCGTGTTCGAGGCGGGCGTCACGGTCAGGGAGGCCATCGAGAAGGAGCTGACCGAAATCCAGGCCGCCAAAGCCCGCTACGAAGAGCTCTCCCATCTTCTGGCTGAGGATTTTGACAACAGAGCGCTGCTGGAGGAGCACGCCAAACTGACTGCCTTTCTCGATTACCACAACGCCTGGAACCTGGACGACAAGATCGAACGCATCCTCAAAGAGTTCGACCTCAAAACCTACGAAAAACGCCCCGTCAACCTCCTCAGCGGGGGCGAGCAGCGCCGCGTGGCGCTGGCCTCTTTGCTTCTGAAAAAGCCGGACATCCTGATGCTGGACGAGCCGACCAACCACCTGGATGTCTATATGGTCGAATTTCTCGAAGAGCTCCTGCTCAAAGAGCGCTTCACCCTGCTTCTCATCTCTCACGACCGCTACTTCATCGACCGCATCGCCACGCGCACCGTGGAGATCGACGACCACAAACTGCGCAGCTTCAAGGGGGGCTACGAAAGCTACCTCCAGCAAAAAGAGCAGCTGCTGCAGGCCATGGCGAAGGAGCACGAAAACCTCCTCAAACTCCTCAAAGCCGAAGAGGAGTGGCTCAGCCGGGGGGTCAAAGCACGGCTCAAACGCAACGAGGGGCGCAAAAAGCGGGTCATGGAGCTGCGGGAAAAAGCGAAAAAGAACCCTGCCGCCATCCGGAAGATCAAACTGGAACTGGAGCGGGAGAAACACCACTTCAACCGCGAAGAGGGGGTCAGCCGGAAAAAGGTCCTCTTCGAGATCGAGCATCTGGAGAAACGGCTGGGGGAGAAACTGCTCATCCACAACTTCTCCAACCGCATCCTCCAGAAAGACCGCATCGCCATCGTCGGCAAGAACGGCAGCGGAAAATCGACCTTCCTTCACCTGCTGCTGGGGCGGGAGAAACCCGACGCCGGCGTCATCAAACGGGGTGATTTCAAAATCGGCTATTTCGACCAGCACAGGGAGATGCTCGACGACGACAAAAACCTCATCGAAACCTTCTGCCCCTACGGCGGCGACCGGGTCGACGTACAGGGCAAGAACATGCACGTCTACGGCTACCTGAAAAATTTTCTCTTTCCCAAGGAGTACCTGGACAAGAAGATCGGCGTGCTCAGCGGCGGTGAAAAGAACCGGGTCGCCCTGGCCCTGCTCTTTACTAAAAAGGTCGACTGCCTCATCCTCGACGAACCGACCAACGACCTCGACATTCCCACCATCAACATTCTCGAAGAGTACCTGCTCAACTTTCCCGGCGCCCTCATTTTCGTCAGCCACGACCGCTATTTCGTGGACAAGATCGCAAAAAAACTTTTCATTTTCAAAGGCCATGGCATCGTCGAGGAGAGCTTCCGGCCCTACTCCGAATTTCTCGCCATCGAAAAGGAGCTCAAAAACCTGGAAGCCTACGAACACGAGATCGAAACGGAACAGGAGAAACCCCGGCCGGTGGCAAAGCAGGCCCAGAGAAAGAAAAGAAAACTGAGCTACAAAGAGCAGCGGGAACTCGACGCCCTGCCGGAGGAGATCGATGCGCTCGAAAACCGCATCGCCGAAATCAACGAATGCCTGGCCGACCCCGACTGCTATCAGGAAAAGGGCATCCAGAAACTGACCGACGAACTGAACGGGCTGGAGGTGGCCTACAACACCAAAGCCGACCGCTACCTGGAGCTGCTGGAGCTCAAGGAAGAGCTGGAAAATAGAGAGGAGTGA